In one Tachysurus vachellii isolate PV-2020 chromosome 24, HZAU_Pvac_v1, whole genome shotgun sequence genomic region, the following are encoded:
- the LOC132839168 gene encoding CMRF35-like molecule 6: MKILLIFIFFLTPVGTDAVTIVTGYRGGSVQIKCYYESGYEDNNKYLCRGECSYVGNKDIPVKSGSPAEDPRFSLYDDKTARVFTVNITDLRPEDGGNFWCSIERTLKDIYTEILLQVKTVDPTMSSVSHTTHFTPTHGDTTHSVTDKLLTYTLHKTPITPSSQGFQTLPVITAVSVVLVLLLIALLFTGLIQWKKKTQASSSSQSLKSSSNPRVLPAPVYNYEEIKDSRSLSNTIYCTAQLSTNLPDGSETIYCNTELPTTTTVYSTAQNPPDSPDQDFYSTAQLPSAVSATSPSVVKSGESPVYAAVSFETSSYGAAPTAIYKNKSNSCVYATVNS; encoded by the exons ATGaagatcctcctcatcttcatcttcttcctgaCTCCCG TTGGTACTGATGCTGTAACTATAGTAACTGGATACAGAGGAGGATCAGTTCAGATTAAATGTTACTATGAATCTGGATATGAAGATAACAACAAATATCTCTGCAGAGGTGAATGTTCTTATGTGGGGAATAAAGACATTCCTGTTAAATCTGGATCTCCTGCTGAAGACCCCAGATTTTCTCTGTATGATGACAAAACAGCCCGAGTCTTCACCGTCAACATCACTGATCTGAGACCTGAGGATGGAGGCAATTTCTGGTGTTCGATAGAGCGGACATTGAAAGATATTTACACAGAGATTCTATTGCAGGTTAAAACAG TTGATCCCACCATGagttctgtctcacacaccacacacttcacTCCAACCCATGGGGACACGACACATTCAGTAACAG ataagTTACTAACTTATACTCTCCACAAAACCCCCATCACTCCCTCATCTCAGG GGTTCCAAACTTTACCTGTCATCACTGCCGTGTCTGTTGTTCTCGTGCTGCTTCTCATTGCCCTTTTATTTACTGGACTGATTCAGTGGAAAAAGAAGACCCAAG CCTCATCTTCATCCCAATCCTTAAAAAGCTCCTCAAACCCCCGTGTG CTTCCAGCACCAGTCTATAACTACGAGGAGATTAAAGACAGCAGATCTCTTTCTAACACAATATACTGCACTGCTCAGTTATCCACAAACCTCCCTGACGGTTCTGAAACCATTTACTGCAACACTGAATTACCGACAACTACAACTGTTTATTCTACAGCACAAAACCCACCAGATTCTCCTGATCAGGACTTCTACTCCACAGCTCAGTTACCCTCAGCAGTCAGTGCTACTTCACCATCAGTGGTGAAATCAGGTGAAAGTCCAGTGTATGCAGCAGTGAGTTTTGAGACCAGCTCTTATGGTGCAGCTCCAACAGCCATCTACAAGAACAAGAGCAACTCCTGTGTTTATGCTACTGTAAATAGCTAG